CAATTTATAgcaaattttcaaaactactGAAGATTTACGTGAAGCTCTAAAATCACTTGAACATGGATTACTGGATATGTCTAAAGACTCCAAAACTGCAGCCCAGTAAAGCCCCGAGTTCGTCCTACTCACCGAGTAAAACGGGGTTGAGAGACCTGGACTGAAATAAGACATGCACTTGCAGAACCCAGATATAGTGGTGtaaagatttgaataattaagcTCTTCTCATAAGAGTTGAGGCAGCCACATAGCCTCTCCAAAGCGTATCCAACTTTTTTTGGAAAATGTTGTGCAAGGGGGGCTGGAAGAGTGGGGATccgataataaaaaattataatttagtatttttcaGAATAGAGTAGAAGCTATATTATAATGTGCAAGTAAACTAGAAAAATCTTAAGATAATTCTGGTCTCATGGTCAAGAACCATCTTTCTGTTGAAAGATTGAGCTATGAAATATATGCTAATATTTGTTTTACGTCTGCAACACATCCTCTCATGCCAGAATCCAATGGACTTGAAGAGACAGAGCCCTGGACAATAACTCACTCTTTCTGAAAATCAActatattttagaaaatgaagGCTCGTGAACGTTACACTGTAGAGGCTTTGATGCAACTTTAATGCCTATAAACTTTTGGGTGAAGGCCACAATTGGTTTTATATTTCTGACACTCAAATTATCCCAAATCAACTATGGAAAATTTCTGGGTAATTCGTAAaagagataaatcagtttttatttttaatttggaaCTGATAAATCTCGGATATCAGTTGACAGCGGACAGTACCTTCCAAAAAAATTGTAGTGCTCTTCTTTTCCGTTTTACAAATTTTCTTGTTAGACTCTAAGGTTTCTGCTTATTATAAACTTGGGTAAATTTTTTGCTTTTGATATTGAATGGAAGATTGGAATTAGGTGAACTGAGAGTATAATACAAATGTCATTATAACTTATTGTAAGCATTCAAAATCAGTGAACTTTGATTCATATAATTTGTTGTCTGAGCTGCTATATATGAGAAACttatttgttatgattttcTTGCATTTATCTGATTATTAGCACTGATTTTCAGGGGCAAGTGACTATTTCTGCAAAACCTGACTTGAAATTGGAAATTCCAGATGGGGTGACGATTGAAAATAAGGTATGATACTAACTTCGGTATGAGCTTTTTGGGAGTCTCTTATTACAAAATTTCACCATATCATGGGTTTTATTTTCCCTGTTCTGTTGGTGTTTGAGGGTTTGTAGGTGGGATGTTTGTTGGAAGAGTTTGCTTTGTTAGAACTGGTATAATGGGGATTCTTGTCGTTGTTTTTTAACCTTTTGTCATCATTGGTTGGATAAGCCTGACTGACTGCAAGCCTAAGCAGTATTGAGGCAGGTCATATTTAACGGAGACTGAGGCCTTTTGGCATCATGACACAGCAAGATGATTATGCATGATTCTCCAGATTTCAATCCATAATTATTAGTATAATTGGATATTATGATGTTGTCCTGACAAGCACATTTGGCTGCTTTACAGGAGATCAACGACCCTGCAGATATCTAAGGATGAATCAACGGTTTGTGGAAGTTGTAGGGATTTGGTTCTGGTGAATACATCATGACTGCTGAACTTTAATTTGCAGTGCTGAACAATTTAATTTGTCATATTAGCAGCCACCAACCAGCCATCTTTTAGGTTTTCTATTTGCAGAGGACTAAAAGGTTGCAGAACATAGTTccttacacttttttttttttcaagtggCACGATAGTGGTGAGATAATTTACTCATCTATCTATTCATTCTAAAACTTTTAGGGCAAGGCTTGGCACAGTCCCAGCTGAGGGCAGAACACGAAATAGGAATGGTTTCAGTTTTGCTGGTCTTCTGCCTTTATACTATTAGAATCACACCAATTGTTTATTGTACCAATGAGTTGGAGCGTACAGACAGAGGAGACATTTTTGTCCTACTCCAAAAATTCTTGACTTGCTTTAATAAACaggtttatttttttctaacttaaaaatcattattgTTATTGTCTTACATAGTAGCATATACAAGGGACAAACAAAATTGCAATATTTTATGTAGAAGTCATAATAAGAGTTGATAAGAAAAATGGGAGAACTTTACTCTTACCAAACtgatttaaataacataatgatGGATAACAAGTTTACTCATACCAAACTGATCTTTTAGGCCCCGGTCGATTTCAATGGAATTGACTTGAGTTTATCTAAGTTGTCTTttctgaaattatttatttatgaaattgtaACATATAAAATGCAATATATTAtctctagttttttttttgtggagGACAAATATTAAATTCGACGCAATTATACAAATGAAGGTCTAAAGTGAagaacatttttataattacccgaaataaaagaattttgtGCAAAGTCAGTTAATTTagcatttataatttatttattactctTAGAGAATGAATTTATACAACATACTtagaaaaatgttaaatgaattaaccaataaatgaaaaaaaggcGTATTGAATTCAATCCATCttgagtatttatttatttgacaaataaaatattgttatttcggaacaaaatttaaatctgtacacaattttaattactaatGACTACAATATTGCATTTTGCATTTCGGACATGTTTTTGGATAAATATTTAACATGGGCCGGGCTTGACTACTAAAAGGAACTGGTCTTTCCATTCCTCAgcggagagagagagagagaaaggataAGAGTTTAAGATTAATTCCAGTGTGCTTCTCTCTAACTGTTACGAGTCTGTGACGCTCGCTGGGATAAGGAAGCAGAGCAAGCATGTCAATGTTGTCCATTCCGTCGCCAATATATGGTTCTTCTCATTCCTCCCTTTCAATTTCTCGGCTGCCGTATTCTTTGACGGCTCAGCCTCTGCAAGTGAGTAGAAGAGCAAAAGTGAGAGGTGTGGTTGTGATGAGTATGGAAGCAGGTATTGGAGTCATGGCCACCAAATTGGGTATGATGAGCTTCTTCCAACCCGACGGCGAGGTTGTTCCTGTCACTGTCGTTGGCTTCAAAGAAGGGAACATCGTTACACAGATCAAAACTGAGGCCACCGATGGCTACGACTCCGTCCAGGTTGGTTACCGAAGGGTCCGAGACCGCAAATTGACCAAACCCGAAATGGGTCATCTCGAGAAGGTTGGTGCCATTCCCATGCGTCATCTTCAGGAGTTCCGTCTTCAAACCGTTGATCAATTCGAGCTTAACCAACGCCTCGTTTTCGATGAGCTCTTCAAGGAGGGTGATCTTGTTGATGTCTCTGGCACCACCATTGGCAAGGGTTTCCAAGGTCATCtctcttcaacttctttcatccctgcctttttcaaatatttaggGCCTTCGAATGAAATTTCCGGTTCAAATTCTTGCCAATTTATTTCGTGTGCAAAATTTTCAGTAACGATTGCTCCAAATTGATTTTGCTGAATGATAGATACTAGACGTTTCATACCGGAAAAATCATGCAATTAAATGATCTCTGTTGTTAGGGGTTAAGAAGCTTCTTTTTTTTACCACTTTTCTGTATTGAGCTTGAATTCCCTCTTGCTCATATGAACATTAAAACATTTGACAGGTGGAATCAAGCGTCATAACTTTAGAAGGGGTCCAATGACCCATGGTTCGAAGAGTCATAGACAACTGGGATCAATTGGTGCTGGAACCACACCCGGTCGTGTGTACAAGGGAAAGAAGATGCCCGGAAGGATGGGAGGGA
This Vigna angularis cultivar LongXiaoDou No.4 chromosome 4, ASM1680809v1, whole genome shotgun sequence DNA region includes the following protein-coding sequences:
- the LOC108330605 gene encoding 50S ribosomal protein L3, chloroplastic, with product MSMLSIPSPIYGSSHSSLSISRLPYSLTAQPLQVSRRAKVRGVVVMSMEAGIGVMATKLGMMSFFQPDGEVVPVTVVGFKEGNIVTQIKTEATDGYDSVQVGYRRVRDRKLTKPEMGHLEKVGAIPMRHLQEFRLQTVDQFELNQRLVFDELFKEGDLVDVSGTTIGKGFQGGIKRHNFRRGPMTHGSKSHRQLGSIGAGTTPGRVYKGKKMPGRMGGTKRKIRKLKIVKIDKDLNVVMIKGALPGKPGNLLRITPAKIVGKNIPKN